In Terriglobia bacterium, the following proteins share a genomic window:
- a CDS encoding carboxymuconolactone decarboxylase family protein, which produces MKPRIEYAKDAPRAAEAMYALEKYVRQSGLEPSLVELIKLRASAINGCAYCIDMHTKDARAEGETEQRLYAVSVWRETPFFTDRERAALEWTEAVTLVSQDHVPDSVFQLARQYFTEKELVDLTMAIIAINGWNRLAISFRAVPGSYQRISKRSAAASAGDSGTARPTK; this is translated from the coding sequence ATGAAACCTCGAATTGAGTATGCCAAAGACGCACCCCGGGCCGCGGAGGCCATGTACGCCCTGGAAAAGTATGTTCGACAGAGCGGATTGGAGCCTTCGCTCGTGGAACTGATCAAGCTTCGTGCCTCGGCAATCAATGGCTGCGCCTACTGCATTGATATGCACACTAAGGATGCCCGGGCCGAGGGCGAAACCGAACAACGCCTTTATGCGGTCTCCGTGTGGCGCGAAACACCGTTCTTCACAGACCGGGAGCGGGCAGCCCTGGAGTGGACCGAAGCGGTGACCCTGGTCAGCCAGGACCACGTCCCGGACAGCGTTTTCCAGCTCGCACGTCAGTATTTCACCGAGAAAGAACTTGTGGATTTGACGATGGCCATTATCGCCATCAATGGCTGGAACCGTCTCGCCATCAGCTTTCGTGCCGTGCCGGGGAGTTATCAGCGGATTTCAAAGCGTAGTGCCGCAGCCTCGGCTGGAGATTCGGGAACGGCGCGTCCCACAAAGTAA
- a CDS encoding cytidylate kinase-like family protein: protein MIRVITISREYGSGGGTVARMLAERLGWRLVDQSLIAEIAKTAKVNPDVAKRFDESVDPWFHQLNKALWRGGYEGVATRVDSDLFDAEAMAALCRRVLEEAATIGNCVTVGRGGQCVLQKREDAFHVSIYAPMAERVQRIQDRIPAGKDPVAYARETDRKRAAFIQRFFGQDWTNRHLYDLMISSSIGLEAVTAVILVAAGLPGDGSIS, encoded by the coding sequence ATGATCCGGGTCATCACAATCAGCCGGGAATATGGAAGTGGTGGAGGCACGGTCGCCCGGATGCTCGCTGAGCGTCTGGGTTGGAGGCTTGTGGACCAGTCCTTAATTGCAGAAATCGCCAAGACTGCGAAGGTGAACCCTGATGTCGCAAAACGGTTCGACGAATCGGTCGACCCTTGGTTTCACCAGCTGAATAAAGCCTTGTGGCGCGGCGGATATGAAGGGGTCGCCACTCGCGTGGATTCTGACCTGTTTGATGCCGAAGCCATGGCGGCGCTGTGTCGCCGCGTCCTGGAGGAGGCGGCCACCATCGGAAACTGTGTCACGGTTGGACGTGGAGGTCAGTGCGTCCTCCAGAAACGGGAAGACGCCTTTCATGTGTCGATTTATGCGCCGATGGCGGAGCGCGTCCAGCGCATTCAGGATCGGATCCCTGCCGGCAAGGACCCGGTCGCCTATGCGCGGGAAACCGATCGCAAGCGGGCCGCTTTCATTCAGCGTTTTTTCGGTCAGGACTGGACCAACCGTCACCTCTATGACTTGATGATCTCGTCGAGCATTGGATTGGAGGCGGTGACCGCCGTCATTCTCGTTGCAGCTGGCCTGCCCGGAGATGGATCGATCTCATGA
- a CDS encoding DHA2 family efflux MFS transporter permease subunit: MTTETPATVPQINPWIIAISVMFATFMEVLDTTVVNVSLPHIAGSLSASVDEATWALTSYLVANAIVLPITGWLANYFGRKRLLMAAVVGFTSASFLCGLAPSLPVLIFFRIVQGATGGALQPISQAVMLEAFPPQDRGKAMAFWGLGIVVAPMLGPVLGGWLTDTYSWRWVFYINIPVGIASIVMTKLFIFDPPYIRRPTSRVDYWGIGLLAVGIGALQIVLDKGQEEDWFSSHWITTLAIVSSMTLVLFVIHQLRTKHPVVNLRVLRLRTFSAGVFLMTVLGFVLYGSLVLLPILLQTLLGYPALDAGIAMFPRGLGSFIAMPVVGAIMSRFDPRKLLAFGLIGAAFTLFQLSWLNLNTGYWDIFWPQFLQGLCLAPLFIPLTTVTMDPIPKEEMGNATSIFNLMRNIGGSVGIAITTTMLARDSQRNINTLGAHVNVYSPQSQLMLENIRMAMMARGADAYTATREAYGTLFGMVQQQASILSFLETFRILGIIFVAVLPLLLLFKRPKHRGGGPPAH; encoded by the coding sequence ATGACGACGGAGACGCCGGCGACCGTGCCGCAGATCAATCCCTGGATCATCGCCATCTCTGTGATGTTTGCCACTTTCATGGAAGTGTTGGACACGACGGTGGTGAACGTCTCGCTCCCCCATATTGCCGGGAGCCTTTCCGCGAGCGTCGATGAAGCTACCTGGGCGCTCACTTCCTATCTGGTCGCGAACGCGATCGTCCTCCCGATCACCGGTTGGCTGGCCAATTACTTCGGCCGCAAGCGCCTGTTGATGGCCGCCGTCGTCGGGTTCACATCAGCTTCTTTCCTCTGCGGTTTGGCTCCAAGCCTACCCGTGCTGATCTTCTTCCGGATTGTCCAGGGCGCCACGGGGGGTGCGCTGCAGCCCATTTCTCAAGCCGTCATGCTCGAAGCCTTCCCTCCCCAGGACCGCGGGAAGGCCATGGCCTTCTGGGGTTTGGGAATTGTGGTGGCGCCCATGCTGGGACCGGTGTTGGGTGGATGGCTGACGGATACTTACAGTTGGCGCTGGGTGTTTTATATCAATATTCCGGTCGGCATCGCCTCCATCGTCATGACCAAACTGTTCATTTTTGACCCCCCGTACATTCGCCGTCCCACCTCCCGCGTGGATTACTGGGGGATTGGCTTACTGGCGGTCGGTATCGGCGCCTTGCAGATCGTCCTCGATAAAGGCCAGGAGGAAGACTGGTTCTCGTCCCACTGGATCACTACCCTTGCCATCGTTTCTTCAATGACCTTGGTCCTTTTTGTGATTCACCAGTTGCGTACGAAGCATCCGGTCGTCAACCTGCGCGTGCTCAGGCTGCGGACCTTTAGTGCCGGGGTATTTCTGATGACCGTATTGGGATTCGTGCTCTATGGCAGCCTGGTCCTGCTTCCCATCCTGCTGCAAACGCTGCTGGGATACCCCGCCCTGGATGCCGGCATTGCCATGTTTCCGCGCGGCCTGGGCTCCTTCATCGCCATGCCGGTGGTGGGGGCCATCATGTCCCGTTTTGATCCCCGAAAACTTCTGGCCTTCGGCCTGATCGGGGCCGCGTTCACCCTCTTTCAGCTTTCCTGGTTGAATCTCAATACGGGCTATTGGGACATCTTCTGGCCCCAGTTTCTTCAGGGGCTTTGCCTGGCGCCTCTCTTCATTCCGCTGACCACTGTGACCATGGACCCCATTCCAAAAGAAGAGATGGGCAATGCCACCAGTATATTCAACCTGATGCGAAATATTGGAGGGAGTGTGGGGATCGCGATTACGACGACCATGTTGGCGCGTGATTCGCAGAGGAACATCAACACCCTGGGGGCTCACGTCAACGTCTATAGCCCCCAATCCCAGTTGATGCTGGAAAACATCCGGATGGCCATGATGGCACGCGGGGCAGATGCCTATACGGCGACGCGGGAAGCGTACGGCACCTTGTTTGGGATGGTGCAGCAACAGGCGTCGATCTTGTCTTTTCTGGAAACTTTCCGCATCCTCGGCATCATTTTCGTGGCCGTCCTTCCGCTGCTTCTTCTCTTCAAAAGGCCGAAGCATCGCGGGGGAGGGCCCCCTGCCCACTGA
- a CDS encoding YdeI/OmpD-associated family protein, whose product MSKTLFVSNRAAWRAWLSQNHENETEIWLIHYKKRTGRPSLPYEDAVNEGLCFGWIDSLVQRIDSERYARKFTPRKAQSRWSELNKCRVKALIREGRMRSMGLAKIPDQVLRDKAGSETLRQTKTSAIPPSIKQVLMANSQAWRNFKGLAPSYRRLYVKWITAARKEETRQRRMQEALALLSQGKKLGLK is encoded by the coding sequence ATGTCCAAGACGCTGTTTGTCTCCAACCGCGCGGCATGGCGGGCGTGGCTCTCACAGAATCATGAGAATGAAACGGAGATCTGGCTCATCCATTATAAGAAACGCACCGGCCGACCCAGCCTTCCATACGAGGATGCCGTCAATGAGGGTTTGTGCTTTGGGTGGATCGACAGCCTTGTGCAACGGATTGATTCAGAGAGATACGCGCGAAAGTTCACACCCCGCAAGGCCCAAAGCCGCTGGTCAGAATTGAACAAGTGCCGTGTCAAAGCGTTGATCCGTGAGGGCAGGATGAGGTCAATGGGGTTGGCTAAGATCCCGGATCAGGTGCTCCGCGACAAAGCGGGTTCTGAAACCCTGCGGCAAACGAAGACCTCGGCCATTCCCCCGTCGATCAAGCAAGTCCTCATGGCCAACTCGCAGGCCTGGAGGAACTTCAAGGGGCTGGCCCCGTCTTACCGGCGGCTTTACGTGAAATGGATCACCGCCGCTCGAAAGGAAGAAACGCGCCAGCGACGGATGCAAGAAGCCCTCGCGCTTCTGTCTCAGGGCAAGAAACTGGGCCTGAAATAG
- a CDS encoding class I SAM-dependent methyltransferase, whose translation MNDLEEYFLKNAGHRTVKWKHYLEIYDRYFSRFRGTEVHLLEIGVFDGGSLQMWKSYFGPKARIYGVDVDPNCKQLEEEQISIFIGDQADEKFLRHLAKTLPRIDILIDDGGHKMNEQIATFRVLFPHIDKQGIYVCEDLHTSYWKKFGGGFRRRGTFIEYSKGFIDSIHAWHSKEPRKLAVSDLTRSIYSLHYYDSLLVIEKRPMEPPSPITSGSPTLDRSRKPSSIRRLVRSLSSRVK comes from the coding sequence TTGAACGATCTGGAAGAGTACTTCCTGAAAAATGCAGGGCACCGCACCGTCAAGTGGAAACATTATCTTGAAATCTATGACCGGTACTTCTCAAGGTTCAGGGGAACGGAAGTTCATCTGCTGGAAATCGGGGTGTTCGACGGCGGGTCCTTGCAGATGTGGAAAAGCTACTTTGGTCCCAAGGCCAGGATCTATGGAGTCGATGTCGATCCCAATTGCAAGCAACTGGAGGAAGAACAGATTTCGATTTTCATCGGGGACCAGGCCGATGAAAAATTCTTGAGGCATCTGGCAAAGACTCTCCCCCGAATTGACATTTTGATCGACGATGGGGGTCACAAGATGAATGAGCAAATCGCGACCTTCCGAGTGCTCTTTCCACATATTGACAAGCAGGGAATTTATGTATGCGAAGACCTCCACACCTCGTACTGGAAGAAATTTGGCGGGGGTTTTCGAAGAAGAGGAACTTTCATCGAATATAGCAAGGGTTTCATCGATTCTATCCACGCCTGGCATTCCAAGGAACCACGGAAACTCGCGGTGTCGGACCTGACGAGATCCATTTATTCACTCCATTACTATGATAGCCTCCTCGTGATCGAGAAGAGGCCCATGGAACCGCCCAGTCCGATCACCAGTGGTAGCCCCACGTTGGACCGATCCCGGAAGCCATCCTCCATTCGTCGTTTAGTCCGGTCTCTGAGCTCCAGGGTGAAGTGA
- a CDS encoding glycosyltransferase family 2 protein, translating to MALTYKRRVETSEASFVLLMHDVSIVIPNWNGRELLHRFLPSALIAAKRYQEQFGQKTEIVVVDDGSTDDSVSWFKKEYGHDPLMRLVVRDHNGGFVPAANSGFAAARHRIVFLINNDVSLSPDAIAPLVRLFEDETVFAVCSRALRIETNELDGAGKLGTFKNGFWRVFENYEVRDEHESLSGKRWPSFFGSGGYTAYDGKKLSLVGGFNELLAPFYWEDVDICYRAWKRGWVVEYEPRSVVYHLGSATMKKEISKSKLGIVAERNRLLMTWVNLHDPFWFSEHVAWLGLKLLGAALTLDLQMWRSFIQALRRLSKVLPARRIEKSSAVRSDREIAAIFEKLRAGTNS from the coding sequence GTGGCCCTCACGTATAAGCGGCGCGTCGAGACTTCGGAAGCCTCCTTCGTTCTCCTTATGCACGACGTCAGCATCGTCATACCGAATTGGAATGGGCGGGAACTGCTTCACAGGTTTCTTCCCTCTGCGTTGATTGCCGCCAAACGGTATCAAGAACAATTCGGACAAAAGACGGAGATCGTTGTCGTGGATGATGGAAGCACGGACGATAGTGTCAGCTGGTTCAAAAAAGAATATGGTCATGACCCTCTGATGCGCCTTGTAGTGCGGGATCACAACGGGGGATTTGTCCCTGCCGCCAACAGCGGTTTTGCCGCCGCCCGCCACCGGATCGTTTTCCTGATCAATAACGATGTGAGTTTATCACCCGATGCCATCGCTCCCCTGGTCCGCCTTTTTGAGGATGAAACGGTGTTTGCGGTCTGCTCCAGGGCACTCCGGATAGAAACCAACGAGCTCGATGGGGCCGGGAAACTGGGCACTTTTAAAAACGGCTTTTGGCGTGTGTTTGAAAACTACGAGGTCCGAGATGAACACGAATCCCTGTCTGGCAAGCGATGGCCCTCGTTTTTCGGCAGTGGCGGCTACACGGCGTACGACGGGAAGAAGCTTTCTTTGGTCGGAGGATTCAACGAGCTTCTGGCTCCCTTTTACTGGGAAGACGTCGATATCTGCTATCGTGCCTGGAAACGTGGGTGGGTGGTGGAGTATGAACCGCGGAGCGTGGTGTACCATCTCGGCAGCGCCACGATGAAGAAAGAGATCTCCAAATCCAAGCTCGGCATCGTCGCGGAACGAAACCGGTTACTTATGACCTGGGTCAATTTGCATGATCCCTTTTGGTTCAGTGAACATGTGGCGTGGCTGGGACTGAAATTGCTGGGAGCGGCGTTGACCTTGGATCTGCAAATGTGGCGGTCTTTCATTCAGGCATTGCGGCGGCTCTCGAAAGTACTACCGGCACGAAGAATAGAGAAATCTTCTGCGGTTCGTTCCGATCGAGAGATCGCGGCAATCTTCGAAAAATTAAGGGCCGGCACTAACTCCTGA
- a CDS encoding FAD-binding oxidoreductase encodes MTSPAELTQKRDAQVSQPAADTSFTPEGLKQALSRIIDSQRILTRPIDRIAFAADASFYRMIPRAVVLARSVEEIQSLFRFSHEHLLALTFRAAGTSLSGQAITDGILVEVGHYWRWLRVEEEGRKVRFQPGVIGGHVNHALRPYRVKMGPDPASINACMMGGILSNNSSGMCCGVAQNAYHTLDSLTFVLPSGTVINTADPRADEMFRVAGPHLVEGLLELKRQIGANPALHQRIRNKYRMKNTTGYSLNAFVDFDRPLDIFQHLLIGAEGTLAFIAEAVLNTVPDLPVKYTGLLLFPDLYAAAASIVPLRDAGAAALEIMDRASLRSVEDQPGIPPSIPKLAEGATGVLAEFQAAEEAERSALETRAHEAIQGLHLLEPPLFTHEPAEQAALWKIRQGMFPSVGAVRESGTTVIIEDVAFPIERLADATLELQQLFGKHGYEKGIIFGHAKDGNLHFVITQSFNNQAAVDQYARFMDDVVRLVVERYDGALKGEHGTGRNMAPFVEAEWGGEAYGIMKRLKELVDPDNLLNPGVIINPDPAAHLASLKRMPVVEEEVDKCIECGYCESKCPSRDLTLTPRQRIVVRREIQRLKESDGDRGLLSGLEADFPYMALDTCAVDGLCATACPVSIDTGQLTKRLRKMRHSPSAQGFARYLAEHFGLVEHSMRFGLSLGHGLQSVFGPGTLTAITRALRAVTKEPVPLWTEDVPRRARRLPATKKSGAQAVYYPACISRVLGRLPGEPDDLSLMEAFVAVARRAGVEIFIPSEVGGTCCGVPFSSKGYEAAHEVSLNRAIERFWDWSERGNLPVVVDTSPCVYGLTTGRAHLTPDNQKKFDQLKILDSVTFVHDELLPRLTVTQKVKSVALHPVCSLIKMNLVPKLNALASACSEKVVVPLNAGCCGFAGDRGFLFPELTESATRLEAAELGDRRQDGFYSSSRTCEIGMARATGQVYRSYIYLLEQVTRGKK; translated from the coding sequence ATGACCAGCCCCGCAGAATTAACTCAAAAACGTGATGCTCAGGTCTCTCAACCTGCGGCGGATACATCTTTCACTCCCGAAGGACTGAAGCAGGCGCTCTCTCGAATAATCGACTCCCAGCGCATCCTCACTCGCCCTATCGACCGGATCGCCTTTGCGGCGGACGCAAGCTTCTATCGCATGATCCCCCGCGCGGTCGTGCTGGCCCGGTCGGTCGAGGAAATCCAGTCCCTCTTTCGATTCAGTCACGAACACCTCCTTGCGCTGACGTTTCGCGCCGCAGGCACCAGCCTGTCCGGACAGGCGATTACCGACGGAATCCTGGTCGAGGTGGGACATTACTGGCGTTGGTTACGGGTGGAAGAGGAGGGCCGGAAGGTTCGGTTCCAGCCGGGCGTGATCGGTGGCCACGTTAACCACGCCCTGCGCCCTTATCGCGTCAAGATGGGGCCCGATCCGGCTTCCATTAATGCCTGCATGATGGGCGGCATCCTTTCCAATAATTCCAGCGGGATGTGTTGCGGCGTTGCCCAGAACGCCTACCATACCCTTGACTCCCTCACCTTTGTCCTCCCTTCGGGCACCGTCATCAACACGGCCGATCCGCGCGCCGACGAGATGTTTCGCGTGGCGGGACCGCACCTCGTGGAGGGTCTGCTGGAGCTCAAGCGACAGATTGGAGCCAACCCGGCACTCCACCAGCGTATCCGCAACAAGTACCGCATGAAGAACACCACCGGCTACTCCCTGAACGCCTTCGTCGACTTCGATCGCCCGCTGGACATCTTTCAACACTTGCTCATTGGGGCCGAAGGAACGCTGGCATTCATCGCCGAGGCGGTACTCAACACGGTGCCGGACCTTCCTGTCAAATACACCGGCCTGTTGCTGTTTCCCGATCTTTATGCCGCGGCTGCGTCAATTGTTCCTCTTCGCGACGCCGGGGCTGCAGCCCTTGAGATCATGGACCGCGCCTCCCTTCGCTCAGTCGAGGACCAGCCGGGGATCCCCCCCTCCATCCCGAAGCTTGCGGAGGGTGCCACCGGGGTGCTTGCTGAATTCCAGGCGGCGGAAGAAGCGGAGCGGTCGGCCCTTGAAACCAGAGCACACGAAGCGATCCAGGGGCTCCATTTGCTGGAACCTCCGCTGTTCACCCACGAGCCCGCGGAGCAGGCGGCGTTGTGGAAGATCCGTCAGGGCATGTTTCCCTCGGTGGGCGCGGTGCGCGAGAGTGGTACGACGGTCATCATCGAGGACGTCGCTTTTCCTATTGAGCGACTCGCTGATGCCACCCTGGAGCTGCAGCAACTCTTCGGAAAGCACGGATATGAGAAGGGGATCATCTTCGGTCATGCCAAGGACGGCAATCTGCATTTCGTCATCACGCAATCGTTCAACAATCAGGCGGCCGTGGATCAGTACGCACGTTTCATGGACGACGTGGTGCGACTGGTGGTTGAACGCTATGATGGCGCGCTCAAGGGAGAGCATGGCACCGGCCGGAACATGGCCCCGTTTGTGGAGGCGGAGTGGGGCGGCGAGGCCTATGGGATCATGAAACGGCTGAAGGAGCTCGTGGATCCCGACAATCTGCTGAACCCGGGCGTGATCATCAACCCCGATCCTGCAGCCCATTTGGCCAGCCTGAAACGTATGCCCGTGGTCGAGGAGGAGGTCGACAAGTGCATCGAGTGCGGCTACTGTGAATCCAAGTGCCCGAGCCGCGACCTGACGCTGACGCCGCGCCAGCGGATCGTGGTCCGCCGCGAGATCCAGCGACTAAAGGAGAGTGATGGCGATCGGGGACTCCTGTCCGGTTTGGAGGCCGATTTTCCTTACATGGCGCTGGACACCTGTGCCGTGGACGGACTGTGTGCCACTGCTTGCCCGGTCTCGATCGACACCGGACAACTCACCAAGCGCCTGCGAAAAATGCGCCATTCGCCTTCGGCACAGGGCTTCGCCCGCTACCTGGCAGAACATTTCGGACTCGTGGAACACTCGATGCGATTCGGACTCTCGCTGGGTCATGGGCTTCAGTCGGTGTTTGGTCCCGGAACCTTGACAGCAATCACCCGAGCCCTTCGCGCCGTGACAAAAGAACCCGTGCCGCTCTGGACAGAGGATGTCCCGCGGCGGGCACGCCGGCTTCCAGCCACAAAGAAGAGCGGGGCACAAGCGGTCTATTATCCCGCATGCATCTCGCGAGTGCTGGGCCGTCTGCCGGGTGAACCCGACGATCTGTCGCTCATGGAAGCTTTCGTTGCCGTCGCGCGCCGCGCCGGAGTGGAGATCTTTATTCCGTCCGAAGTGGGCGGCACTTGTTGCGGGGTCCCCTTCTCCTCCAAAGGATATGAGGCGGCCCACGAGGTTTCTCTGAACCGCGCTATCGAGCGTTTCTGGGATTGGTCCGAGCGAGGTAATCTGCCTGTCGTGGTGGATACCAGTCCGTGTGTCTACGGCCTCACCACCGGCCGAGCGCACTTGACGCCCGACAATCAGAAAAAATTCGACCAACTGAAGATCCTGGACAGTGTCACCTTTGTCCACGATGAACTTCTGCCCCGGCTGACTGTCACCCAGAAAGTGAAATCGGTTGCGTTGCATCCCGTGTGTTCATTGATCAAGATGAATCTTGTGCCCAAGCTCAATGCACTTGCTTCGGCATGCAGCGAAAAGGTGGTGGTTCCGCTCAATGCGGGCTGTTGTGGATTTGCAGGTGACCGGGGGTTCCTGTTCCCTGAGCTTACGGAATCCGCGACGCGACTGGAAGCCGCAGAGCTTGGAGATCGAAGGCAGGACGGCTTCTACTCGAGCAGTCGCACCTGCGAGATTGGCATGGCCCGCGCCACGGGACAAGTATACCGCTCCTACATCTATCTGCTTGAGCAAGTGACGCGGGGGAAGAAATAG
- a CDS encoding L-lactate permease → MYHQNYNPFGNAALSTLVAALPILVLLYFIALHPHRDKQGARHLGISAPYAAFYGVLAAFLVSCVAFRMPLGSAISAFVLGTFSGYLGIIWIVLAAMFLYTMTVITGKFEIVKESIIHISFDRRLQVLLIAFSFGAIIEGTSGFGTPVAIAGAVMVGLGFSPFQSAVLNLLANTAPVAYGAIGTPIVTLAAVSGLDQLKLSTMVGHQLPFVSVLVPFWLVTTFVLMEGGTWKEAWEVWPGSLCSGLSFAVMQWFASSHSATHLMTDVVSGVFSVICTALFLRFVWHPKTRFLLRSERQGAKNKANAKGVAAHATDTEWEYPYTLGQTAHAWTPWAILILCCALWGLPANKTRLDNLFAGTKIKTTILGSNFSGPLSVPVWEMPDLHKKVQRMPPVAPPNAPPEAATFRINWLSAAGTGVFVAALLSGLVLGLSSKQWWEATIRTLQRMKVPVLVIGQVLGLGFLTRYAGTDAVLGLAFTSAGVMYPFFAAYLGWLGVFLTGSDTASNALFGSLQRITAQQLHLNEILIVATNSTGGVMGKMIDAQSIMVACAACYDDPYERSHALGPIFRTVWWHSIAGAAVIGLIALLQAYVFTGLIPK, encoded by the coding sequence ATGTACCATCAGAACTATAATCCCTTTGGCAATGCCGCGCTTTCCACCCTTGTGGCTGCCCTGCCCATCCTTGTCCTGCTGTACTTTATCGCGCTCCATCCCCACCGCGATAAACAGGGTGCAAGGCATCTGGGCATCAGCGCTCCCTACGCAGCTTTTTACGGCGTCCTGGCGGCTTTCCTGGTGTCCTGCGTCGCATTCCGGATGCCGCTCGGCTCAGCGATCTCAGCGTTTGTCCTGGGTACTTTCTCAGGGTACCTGGGAATTATCTGGATTGTGCTGGCGGCCATGTTTCTTTACACCATGACCGTCATCACTGGAAAGTTTGAGATCGTCAAGGAGTCCATCATCCACATCTCCTTCGACCGTCGCCTCCAGGTTCTTCTGATTGCCTTCTCCTTCGGGGCGATCATCGAAGGGACCTCGGGCTTTGGGACTCCGGTGGCTATTGCAGGGGCGGTGATGGTGGGTCTTGGTTTTTCGCCCTTCCAGTCAGCCGTTCTGAACCTGCTGGCCAACACGGCCCCCGTGGCCTATGGGGCCATTGGGACCCCGATCGTGACGCTCGCGGCGGTGAGCGGCCTCGATCAGCTCAAGCTGTCGACGATGGTGGGTCACCAACTCCCGTTCGTCTCCGTGCTGGTTCCCTTCTGGTTGGTCACGACCTTCGTGTTAATGGAAGGAGGAACATGGAAAGAGGCTTGGGAGGTGTGGCCCGGGTCCTTGTGTTCGGGCCTCTCCTTTGCCGTGATGCAGTGGTTCGCCTCCTCACATAGTGCGACACACCTCATGACCGATGTCGTCTCGGGAGTTTTCTCCGTGATTTGCACGGCGCTCTTCTTGCGCTTCGTTTGGCACCCCAAGACGAGATTTTTGCTGAGGTCGGAGCGGCAGGGGGCGAAGAACAAAGCCAATGCGAAGGGGGTGGCGGCTCACGCGACTGACACCGAGTGGGAATATCCTTACACCCTCGGCCAGACGGCGCATGCATGGACGCCTTGGGCGATCCTCATCCTCTGTTGCGCCCTTTGGGGCCTTCCGGCCAACAAAACCCGTCTGGATAATCTTTTCGCCGGAACGAAGATTAAGACGACCATCCTCGGGTCCAATTTTTCCGGCCCGCTTTCCGTGCCGGTATGGGAGATGCCGGACCTCCACAAAAAGGTCCAGCGCATGCCCCCTGTCGCCCCGCCCAACGCCCCTCCGGAGGCAGCCACCTTCAGGATCAACTGGCTTTCCGCGGCTGGGACAGGGGTGTTCGTGGCAGCGCTCCTCTCGGGTTTGGTGCTGGGGTTAAGCTCCAAGCAGTGGTGGGAAGCCACCATCCGAACTCTGCAGCGCATGAAGGTTCCCGTGCTGGTGATCGGCCAGGTGCTTGGGTTGGGTTTCCTCACGCGGTATGCCGGCACGGATGCCGTCCTGGGATTGGCATTCACCAGTGCGGGTGTGATGTACCCGTTCTTCGCTGCTTACCTTGGATGGCTCGGCGTGTTTCTGACCGGGTCGGACACCGCTTCGAACGCCCTTTTCGGCAGCCTGCAACGGATCACCGCCCAGCAACTCCACCTCAACGAGATCCTGATTGTGGCCACTAACTCGACCGGCGGCGTCATGGGAAAGATGATTGACGCGCAGTCGATCATGGTGGCTTGTGCCGCGTGTTACGACGATCCGTACGAACGCTCCCATGCCCTGGGGCCGATATTCCGCACGGTGTGGTGGCACTCCATCGCCGGGGCCGCTGTGATTGGTTTGATCGCTTTACTCCAGGCCTACGTGTTCACCGGCCTGATACCCAAGTAA
- a CDS encoding LUD domain-containing protein, translated as MNDSRGTILSNVRGALGRAPGASISNRPPLLAPRVAGPTDAEIDRLLSEISALTGVTRRVSAGEIDGALQELVESQSVRKATLWNTTRLGKLGVAARLSALGVEVVAPDAGAAALADVDLGITEADFALPETGTLGLFSSPSQPRQVSLVPRIHLAIVHPSALRADLHEVFAEAKQRHYMVFVTGPSRTADIELTVTIGVHGPKVLHVWVVE; from the coding sequence ATGAACGACAGCCGAGGAACGATTCTGAGCAATGTCCGGGGAGCGCTGGGTCGTGCACCGGGAGCGTCGATCTCAAACCGCCCCCCGCTCCTGGCCCCGCGTGTGGCCGGCCCAACGGATGCGGAGATTGATCGGTTGTTGAGCGAAATCTCCGCCCTCACCGGAGTGACACGCCGTGTGTCAGCCGGAGAAATTGACGGGGCCCTTCAGGAGCTGGTCGAATCGCAATCGGTTCGAAAAGCCACCCTGTGGAATACAACGCGGTTGGGGAAGTTGGGTGTCGCCGCCCGTTTGAGTGCCCTGGGGGTTGAAGTCGTAGCCCCGGATGCAGGTGCCGCGGCCCTGGCGGATGTCGATTTGGGCATCACGGAAGCGGACTTTGCCCTGCCGGAGACCGGGACCCTCGGACTGTTTTCCTCCCCGTCGCAACCGCGGCAGGTTTCGCTCGTGCCCCGCATTCACCTGGCGATTGTTCACCCCAGCGCCCTGCGGGCCGATTTGCACGAGGTGTTTGCGGAGGCGAAGCAACGGCATTACATGGTCTTTGTCACCGGCCCGAGCCGCACCGCCGACATCGAATTAACGGTGACCATCGGAGTACATGGCCCCAAGGTTCTGCACGTCTGGGTTGTGGAATGA